A window of Pectobacterium carotovorum genomic DNA:
TGCATCGTCAGGATTATCTTTTAATACCACGCCGATAATCTGGCGGGCGATGGCGCCCGCATTCAGCGTGCTGTCGCCCAGATAATGCGCCTCAAGCGCGGAGGCATAGGCAATGTTGACCGCTTCCGCACTCGACATCACTGCATCAGGCGTTTTGATGCTGCCGCCGTCGCGCGTATTGCCCGAGCGCAGTTCCTGAAATGTGGTCACCAGCAGTTCAATGACGCTCGGTGGCACGGTGACAAGCGCGGCCAGATCGCCCAGTTCACGCGTAAGCTGCGTTTGAATAAGCTCAATTTCGAATTCAGGGTCTTGAATCGGCCTCACGGTTTCAAAGTTAAAGCGCCGTTTTAATGCGGCTGACATTTCATGTACGCCGCGATCGCGCAAGTTCGCCGTGCCAATCAGGTTAAAACCGGGCTTGGCACTGATCCGCCCTTGCTCACCCATTTCAGGAATCATCAGCTGTTTTTCAGACATCAAAGAGACCAGGACATCTTGTATTTCCGGCGGGCAGCGGGTGATTTCCTCAAAGCGGACAATCCTGCCCTGCATCATCCCCTGATAGAGCGGTGAACCGATAAGCGCGCGCTCGGTGGGGCCTTCGGCAAGCAGCAGCGCATAGTTCCATGAATACTTGATATGGTCTTCCGTCGTTCCCGCCGTGCCTTGAATGGTCAGGCCGGAATCTCCCGATATTGCCGCCGCAAACAGCTCAGACAGCATGGATTTTGCAGTTCCAGGCTCGCCAACCAGCATCAATCCCTGTTTCCCCAGCAGCGTCACAATCGCCCGATCGACCAGCGCATTATCGCCAAAAAATTTCGCGGAAATATCTAAGGCCTCGTCACCCAGAATAAACTGGCGCACCGCACGGGGTGAACGCAGCCAACCCTGCGGCTTCGGGTTATTTTCGTCCGCTTTAGTCAGGCGTGCTAATTCATCAGCAAAGCGGATTTCAGCATGTTGACGAAGTACATCGTTGGCTGTCGGTGAGTGTTTTTCCATGTTCGTGTCTCTGTTCGCCACAAAATAATGAACGAAGCCAGCACAAGGTGTACTGGCTCCATAAGCGGATTACCAAGGCGTTTTGCTTTCCCAGTCGGCATCGTATCCCGAGCAGGCTTCTGCGGCTTTCAGGTAATCGGCATAGCTTTCTGCCAGTAAAATGGGCGGGACATCCTGTAATGCCAGATTGTTGCGATCCCAATAATTTTGCTGATTTTTCTCAAAGCTCAAATCAAACAAGACCGCCGGAATATTTTCTTCTGGCACGTAGCTACCGCTAAACCCAATATTGACGTACACATTCAAGCTACTGAAATGCTTATAATAATGGTTAAACGATCCGCCATCTTCCGCTGGCGCACGCTGGTATCCCATCTTGGTTAAGACGCCGCGCAACGTGAACGTATCGGTCAACCACCCTTTTTTATCCTCAATTTCAACCCGTTTACGATCGAGTTCGGGCAGCATGTTCACCATCTGCGAGAACAAGAACGTCACTTTATAATCCTTAAAGTGCGCGAGCCAGGCTTCACGCGTCTCGTTATCGACAATGGCCGCATGCGCAAGCTGAATCATCGTGCCGTCCGATAATTCCACTTCATCGTCTTCAAGATTAAGTAAGCAACCGTCATCCGTCGGCCGGAAGGTATTGAGCACCTGCTCACCCTTCACTTCTTGCCACACCAGACGCTCGATTAACGGACGCATCACAGGGTGACCCATGATGTAAGTCTGCCAGTCCTCGCCCGACCATTGGCGCTGAGCACACATCGATTCATACAAACGTGCGGTTTGCAGGTCGATCACCTGTTTCAGCTCTTTTTTGCTCGATGAGAACAGCTTTTTCGCTTCTTTTATCTGCTCTTCGTTATCCGTTTTACGCGCCGCAGGCAGGGCTTTAATCTCTTTCCCTTCCGGGTTCAGGAGCACCAACTTCTGTTTGCTGTCCATGCGTGCGGTAAAGATCCGCTCTCCGTATTCCAGCACCAGCGTGCCCGTTTCATCCAACCCCGCCGTAGGGATCGTGCGGTCGGCCAGCTCATCCGCGCTCCAGCCATTGCGGTCGGCAATCTCTTTGACTAACTCACGCGCCTTTTCCTGAATCGCCGCGGTACGGTAGCGGCGTGAAAGTGAGAGTAACAATTGGATAATGAGCGGATCGTCGCTAATCGCCATCGCGCTGATCATCGCTTCAATCTGTGAACGACGCTGATAATGGTCACGCGTGTAATTGCGTAATGCGGAGACGGCAACATGGCCCTCGATACGACCAATCAACGCCAACATACCTTTATCCGCGATGGCAGAACCTAAATAGCGCCGCAAGACTTCATTCTTTATTTCCTCAGCCGCCTGCTCCAGCGTGTAATGCTCATATTTTTGGTAATACTCAGGGTAACGCTCAAGATAATACTGATACGTTTTTAAACGTGCGGGCGCATCCTTATGCGCTTCCAGCATCGCGTCTTCCAGCGATGGGTTTTTTACATCCTGCGTGATGAAGGAATGTAAAACAAAATGGCCCAGCTTATGCTGGCTCTCTTTGGCTAATAACCCGACATAGCGTTGCAATAACGTGTTACCGGCGGGCATTTTTAATTTCACCGCCAGAATGATCCACCATTTGATAATGTCGGCATCGACGGCCTTGCCGTTTTCCCATTTCAATGACGGTATCGCGTTATAGTCAAACCAGCTCATGCTCGCAGGCGGGCTTGCTTTCAATCCCTTCAACGCTTCGTCACGCAATACCTTTTCGGACAAATACGGCGAAATATCCTCACCAAACTGCTCTAACGCCGCCAGCAATGCGGCACGGACGGTTTCTCTCTTCTCTTTTTTTAACAGTGCATAAAGCGGCGCGATGCTGTCTTTATGTTTTATCCGCGCAAGCCATTCAATCGTGGTAATACGGATTTCTTGTTTCGCGGAATGTAGGCTTTCCTGCGCATTCACATGCACGTTCGGCAATTTTTCAAGCAACTTCTGCGCACTCACGCGGAACGTTTTATTCTCGCCTAACGCCAATTCCATAATGCGTGGAATAAACTGCGCGGGAATAGCAGGGAATTTATCAAGCAGCTCAAAGGCCTGACCCAATTCAAATTTTCGATATTGGCTGTCACTCTTATTCGGCAATAGCCCCAACGCTTCGGCGATATAGTCTGGATGTTGAGAGAAAAAAGGCCAGAGCTGTTCCGGTTTAGGGAATAGCCTCAACCCATGATTATAAGACTCTAAACATAACGAGGCGGCGATCCGTGCAGGTTCTGGGCATGCCAGCGCCTGCAAAACACCTTCAATTTGTCGTAATTCCAATCCTGCGACAATATGAGCGGGTGCTTCATGTTCTATTCGAGCAGTGCTTAGATTGAAATGTGCATACATGTTGCCAAAAATAATTCTCATAGCATGGTAAAACGTAAATTCAGGAAGATTGGTAATACGTTTTTTATATTTAATAATGCTAGTATCTTCACTAGATAATTTATGATTACCATGATTAAGCTTATCAACCAAAGAACGGCAATGCTCAGCATTCAATTTTTTTAATTTAGCATAATGATCTTGCGCCCATTTGTATTTGTACGCATTCGATTTATTTTGTTCTATTTCTTTTTCCGCATTTATTCTTGCCGTTTCCACCATCTCGATCAGGTTTTCGACAAGAATATCTTTTGCGCTTTCAGGCAACGGCGTATCAACCAGCAGCGTGAGTTCGGGTAATTCAGGGAGTGCCATATCCTGTGCCGTATCAACAACGTCAAAACGTGTCATAGCACTTTCGATACTTTTTATTACTGCCTTACTTTTTTCTAACTGTAACGCCTGTTCTAAAATATCTTTATTTTCGCCTTGACGGGCAAAGAGATCGGCAGCCTGAGAGCGCTGTTTTGGCGTTCCGTTAAATAGGATATCACTCAGGTATTTTTTGACATCATTAGCGGGAAGCGTATTCAGCAGCGGTTCAGCTTCGCTGCGCACCGTTTTTTTCTGATCCATTGCTAATTTAACAATGACATCTGAGAAAAAAACACGCAACACTTCACGATCGGACAAGTATTTCAGGAACTGAATCAGGCCGAGTGCAGAAAGTTTGTCCACTAGCGTCGTGCGGACAAACTGTGCATGACTTTCGATGTATGTCTGCAAATCAGGGAGTTCAAAGAAAAGCGCTAACTCCGAGCTATAGTATTCGCCTATTTCCTTCCGATCAAAAATAGCAAATAAAATATTCTCGCCTTTCTCATCATGCTGTTCACTAGCAACCAGGTCAGCGAGAAGTTGAACACTCCAGTCAGCACGGTGCTTTAATTTAAGCTTTTCATTAGATGTGCTTTTCAACGTAGTGACCAGCGCATCACAGAGCAAATAAACCATCCAATTTGGTACTTCGTCAGTTATTATTTTTATATTTTTATTCTGACATGCCGCAGCTAATACTTTCGCAAAGCGTACCGTTTGTTCGTTTGTTAACCCTTGGCCTACCATGGAATAGAGTTTATAACGTGCATTCCTTGCCTGCCTGATTATTTTACTATATTCACTGGAATTAAAACTATTATTTTGAACATAGTACCAGTCAACCGAACCCGGCTTGTCCAGAAGGACGATTGTTTTATCAGAATCTAACTGATTTAAGGCATAAAGAACCTCAGGTTCGGTGCCCGTCATGACATAATGAAATATTTTCTTCGGCAACGTTTTATCAAGTTCTGCAAGCGGTAAGAGAGATTCTTGCAACAGATTTTCCGTCGGCGTTACTTTCTTGTCACCAAAAATCGGCAACAGATCGAATAATTTTTTTATCATGTCAGCACCTGGTTATGTATAGATAAACAGTAATTTTTTAACATGATTTGTGATTATTCTCAATTTCAAAATTCATCTTTTTTTACAAATTTTAATTTCGCTTATTGTGATTTATATAGTGAATAAATCCAATTTATTTGAATCTTATCCAAAATTTTAGGTGAAAATAGAATTGGTTGAAAATATCGCAATATTAATGAAAACATCAGAAATTACGTGGCTATTTTTAGATAAAAAACCCGCCGAAGCGGGATATTGTCAAGCCTGTTTCAGGTGTTCGCTAAGCGTTTCAACAATAAACGTATTCACTGAAATGTGACGTTCAGCGGCCGCAATGGTCAGTCGTTCCCCGAATGACTCAGGGTAACGGAGGGTGAATGTTTTCACCTTCTCTTCACGCTCGTAAGGTTCGATGCCATTTTCCTGACAGTCTTCCAGATATTCGCGTAGCGAAATTTCACCCTCGCTTCTCAAACCATTAATACTGTCAGCGACAAAATCACAGTAGCCAGATAAACCAATAAACTTACCACGAAACATACCCATTTCCGGTACGTAACTGATAATGGCCGGTTGTCCAGAAACAACCATCGTATTTGGTGTGTTGAGTGCTTTCGTCATGGTTTTACTCCTATACTTTCCAGCCATTCACGCAGGCTAACCAGTGCACCTTTATCAGTATCCGGTGACGGATGAGGACACCGATTCCATGATGTCATTTACTGAAGTCAGTATAGACACCGCAAATATGAAGTCAAATAATGAAGTCAAAGCACGCTATCTGCTTTAAAAAATCCCAAAAAAAAGCCCTCCATCATGGAGGGCAAAAAGACAGGGATGGTGTCTATGGCAAGGAAAAACAGGGTGTGTACCTACTACACATTACTACTCGGACTGCACTACATTTCCTACAGACTACTTACTACACTAGCGCTACTACTCGGGATTCTTTGTCTCGGTATGGCTTGTCGTGCCTGGTGCTGGCGCGGCCATCTGGTTAAACATGGATATCTGCTGCTGCATCTCTTTCATGCGTTGCTTATGCTTCAGCTCTAGTATCTCTTTCTGCGCTGGCGTCAGCAGGTTATACATTTGGTTGCGCACTCGGGTCATCTGAATCTGACGCTCAAGCTGCACACTCATCATTCGGGTTATCTGCGCTCGCACCGCCGCTTCATCAAACGTTTCTGCCGTCACCAGCTTATGCATGGCTTTAACATCTTCGGCATTAAACGCCGGTTTGTCCTGACGACTTTGGTGCATCAAATCACGCATTTGCTGACGCTGTTGCTCAGTCAGCCTCACGCCATCGAACATACCTTGCTGGCCGGGTGCGCCTTTTGTGGCGGAATCATCGATATGCCAGCCGCTCGCCGGGGCGTCTCCACTTTCTGCTGCAAAGGCGGTAAAAGTGCCTAACATAAGCAGTGAAGCAAGAGATAAGGTTGCGAACTGTTGCATCAATAACTCTCCAGAGCGGTACGTCATTTTGTGAATCAATGAACAGGAGTCTACGCATCTTGCTGCAAACATCCGTCAGAGGATGTAAAACTACGTAAAGTCATGGAATAGCGCTAATCTATGTCGTATTTTGCCCTTGGAGGTAGAGAAAACATGAATAAAATTCTGCTGGTTGATGACGATAGAGAGCTGACCGCTTTACTGAAAGAATTGCTCGAAATGGAAGGTTTTAACGTCGTTGTCGCCTACGACGGCGAGCAGGCGTTACAGATATTAGATAACACCATTGACCTGTTATTACTGGATGTGATGATGCCGAAGAAAAACGGTATCGATACATTAAAAGAACTACGACAGCAGCATCAAACACCGGTCATTATGCTGACCGCCCGCGGCAGTGAATTAGACCGCGTTCTTGGCTTGGAACTGGGTGCTGATGATTATCTGCCGAAGCCCTTTAACGACCGGGAACTAGTGGCGCGAATTCGCGCGATTCTCCGCCGTTCCAACTGGACCGATCAACAGCAGGCAGGCGATAACAGCGCGCCGACGTTGGAAGTCGATGGCCTGCGTCTGAACCCCGGACGGCAGGAAGCCAGCTTCGACGATATCGTGCTGGATCTGACGGGCACCGAATTCACGCTGCTCTATCTGCTGGCACAGCGGCTGGGACAGGTGGTTTCCCGCGAGCATTTAAGTCAGGAAGTGCTAGGGAAACGGCTGACACCGTTTGACCGCGCGATCGATATGCATATCTCGAACCTGCGACGTAAATTGCCAGAGCGCAAGGACGGTCTGCCTTGGTTTAAAACGCTGCGTGGACGAGGCTATTTGATGGTATCGGCTGCATGATCAATAGTTTGACCGCTCGTATTTTTGCCATTTTTTGGTTAACGCTGGCGCTGGTACTCATGCTGGTTCTGATGGTGCCCAAGCTGGACTCGCGCCAGCTTACCGCTTTGCTGGAAAACGAGCAGCGGCAGGGCATCATGCTGGAACAGCACATTGAAGCGGACCTCGCCAACACGCCAGCCAACGATCTGCGCTGGTGGCTACGGCTGTTCTGGGTATTGGAGAAGTGGGCTCCGCCGGGGCAGCGCCTTTTTCTGGTCACCAGTGAAGGCCGGATCTTCGGCGTAGAAAAGCATGAAACCCCGATTGTGCGTAATTTTATCGGGCTGTCGGATAACGCCGATCATCCGCAAAAGAAAAATTACGGCCGCATTGAGCTTCTTGGCCCCTTTGCGATCCGCGATGGTGATGACAACTACCAGCTTTATCTGATTCGCCCTGCCAGCAGCCCGCAGTCCGATTTCATTAGTCTGCTGTTTGACCGTCCTTTGCTGCTGCTCATCTTTACCATGCTGATCAGTTCACCGCTGCTGCTCTGGCTTGCCTGGAGTCTGGCGAAACCCGCACGTAAGCTCAAACACGCTGCCGACGAAGTTGCCAAAGGCAATTTACGTCAGCATCCTGAGCTGGAGTCTGGACCGCAGGAGTTTCAGGCGACGGGCGTCAGCTTTAACCAGATGGTCAGCGCACTGGAGCGGATGGTCACCGCACAGCAACGTCTGCTGTCGGATATCTCTCATGAGCTGCGCACGCCGCTGACACGCTTGCAACTGGCAACAGCGCTGCTGCGTCGGCGTCAGGGTGAAGGCAATGAGCTGAACCGCATCGAGACGGAAACGCAGCGGCTCGACAGCATGATTAACGATCTGCTGGTGCTCTCACGCAATCAGCACAAGAACGAACTGACCCGTGAGTTCCTGCGTGCCGATGAACTGTGGGGCAATGTACTAGACGATGCCGCCTTTGAAGCCGAGCAGATGGGGAAAACGCTGGAAGTGCCCTATCCTCCGGGGCCGTGGACGCTCTTTGGCAACCCAGCCTCGCTCGACAGTGCGCTGGAAAATATCGTGCGCAACGCGCTGCGTTATT
This region includes:
- a CDS encoding AAA family ATPase — protein: MEKHSPTANDVLRQHAEIRFADELARLTKADENNPKPQGWLRSPRAVRQFILGDEALDISAKFFGDNALVDRAIVTLLGKQGLMLVGEPGTAKSMLSELFAAAISGDSGLTIQGTAGTTEDHIKYSWNYALLLAEGPTERALIGSPLYQGMMQGRIVRFEEITRCPPEIQDVLVSLMSEKQLMIPEMGEQGRISAKPGFNLIGTANLRDRGVHEMSAALKRRFNFETVRPIQDPEFEIELIQTQLTRELGDLAALVTVPPSVIELLVTTFQELRSGNTRDGGSIKTPDAVMSSAEAVNIAYASALEAHYLGDSTLNAGAIARQIIGVVLKDNPDDAKRMRYYVDNVARERAKGSDDWKAFYDASRQFWK
- a CDS encoding DUF4132 domain-containing protein, with translation MIKKLFDLLPIFGDKKVTPTENLLQESLLPLAELDKTLPKKIFHYVMTGTEPEVLYALNQLDSDKTIVLLDKPGSVDWYYVQNNSFNSSEYSKIIRQARNARYKLYSMVGQGLTNEQTVRFAKVLAAACQNKNIKIITDEVPNWMVYLLCDALVTTLKSTSNEKLKLKHRADWSVQLLADLVASEQHDEKGENILFAIFDRKEIGEYYSSELALFFELPDLQTYIESHAQFVRTTLVDKLSALGLIQFLKYLSDREVLRVFFSDVIVKLAMDQKKTVRSEAEPLLNTLPANDVKKYLSDILFNGTPKQRSQAADLFARQGENKDILEQALQLEKSKAVIKSIESAMTRFDVVDTAQDMALPELPELTLLVDTPLPESAKDILVENLIEMVETARINAEKEIEQNKSNAYKYKWAQDHYAKLKKLNAEHCRSLVDKLNHGNHKLSSEDTSIIKYKKRITNLPEFTFYHAMRIIFGNMYAHFNLSTARIEHEAPAHIVAGLELRQIEGVLQALACPEPARIAASLCLESYNHGLRLFPKPEQLWPFFSQHPDYIAEALGLLPNKSDSQYRKFELGQAFELLDKFPAIPAQFIPRIMELALGENKTFRVSAQKLLEKLPNVHVNAQESLHSAKQEIRITTIEWLARIKHKDSIAPLYALLKKEKRETVRAALLAALEQFGEDISPYLSEKVLRDEALKGLKASPPASMSWFDYNAIPSLKWENGKAVDADIIKWWIILAVKLKMPAGNTLLQRYVGLLAKESQHKLGHFVLHSFITQDVKNPSLEDAMLEAHKDAPARLKTYQYYLERYPEYYQKYEHYTLEQAAEEIKNEVLRRYLGSAIADKGMLALIGRIEGHVAVSALRNYTRDHYQRRSQIEAMISAMAISDDPLIIQLLLSLSRRYRTAAIQEKARELVKEIADRNGWSADELADRTIPTAGLDETGTLVLEYGERIFTARMDSKQKLVLLNPEGKEIKALPAARKTDNEEQIKEAKKLFSSSKKELKQVIDLQTARLYESMCAQRQWSGEDWQTYIMGHPVMRPLIERLVWQEVKGEQVLNTFRPTDDGCLLNLEDDEVELSDGTMIQLAHAAIVDNETREAWLAHFKDYKVTFLFSQMVNMLPELDRKRVEIEDKKGWLTDTFTLRGVLTKMGYQRAPAEDGGSFNHYYKHFSSLNVYVNIGFSGSYVPEENIPAVLFDLSFEKNQQNYWDRNNLALQDVPPILLAESYADYLKAAEACSGYDADWESKTPW
- a CDS encoding type II toxin-antitoxin system HicB family antitoxin, which codes for MTKALNTPNTMVVSGQPAIISYVPEMGMFRGKFIGLSGYCDFVADSINGLRSEGEISLREYLEDCQENGIEPYEREEKVKTFTLRYPESFGERLTIAAAERHISVNTFIVETLSEHLKQA
- the cpxP gene encoding cell-envelope stress modulator CpxP, whose product is MQQFATLSLASLLMLGTFTAFAAESGDAPASGWHIDDSATKGAPGQQGMFDGVRLTEQQRQQMRDLMHQSRQDKPAFNAEDVKAMHKLVTAETFDEAAVRAQITRMMSVQLERQIQMTRVRNQMYNLLTPAQKEILELKHKQRMKEMQQQISMFNQMAAPAPGTTSHTETKNPE
- the cpxR gene encoding envelope stress response regulator transcription factor CpxR, which encodes MNKILLVDDDRELTALLKELLEMEGFNVVVAYDGEQALQILDNTIDLLLLDVMMPKKNGIDTLKELRQQHQTPVIMLTARGSELDRVLGLELGADDYLPKPFNDRELVARIRAILRRSNWTDQQQAGDNSAPTLEVDGLRLNPGRQEASFDDIVLDLTGTEFTLLYLLAQRLGQVVSREHLSQEVLGKRLTPFDRAIDMHISNLRRKLPERKDGLPWFKTLRGRGYLMVSAA
- the cpxA gene encoding envelope stress sensor histidine kinase CpxA; protein product: MINSLTARIFAIFWLTLALVLMLVLMVPKLDSRQLTALLENEQRQGIMLEQHIEADLANTPANDLRWWLRLFWVLEKWAPPGQRLFLVTSEGRIFGVEKHETPIVRNFIGLSDNADHPQKKNYGRIELLGPFAIRDGDDNYQLYLIRPASSPQSDFISLLFDRPLLLLIFTMLISSPLLLWLAWSLAKPARKLKHAADEVAKGNLRQHPELESGPQEFQATGVSFNQMVSALERMVTAQQRLLSDISHELRTPLTRLQLATALLRRRQGEGNELNRIETETQRLDSMINDLLVLSRNQHKNELTREFLRADELWGNVLDDAAFEAEQMGKTLEVPYPPGPWTLFGNPASLDSALENIVRNALRYSHNHIEVAFSVDNQGITIKVDDDGPGVSPEDREQIFRPFYRTDEARDRESGGSGLGLAIVETAITQHKGWVKAEDSPLGGLRLIIWLPLHQR